CGTTCGGAAATAGTCCTGAACCGTTCCGCAACATCCGAGAACCGCGAACGCATGGCATCGAGTGATCGACGCCAAAGACCGCGCAATTCGCCAATGTCCGGAAGGTCGCGCCGACGCACAAACGCGTCACGTTCGAGCTGATAGTCGGGCGTATGCTCATAGGCCAGCGTAGAATCCTTGAGCCGATCGCGCGACAGCGTGTCCAGCAAATCCCTGGTTTCAGGAAAGTCATTCCGTCCGGCATAAAGCGTGACCGCCTCGCGATGACGCGAAAGCGCGACATAGGAAAGCTGGGCATCCATCATCTGTGTGGCAAGCACATGCACCCGATCGACGGTCGACCCTTGCGACTTATGGATCGTCGTCGCGTAGCCATAATCAACGTTGTTGTAATGCTCATGGTTGACCGAAACGGTCCTGCCGTTGTCGAGCCGAACGTCAAGAATGCCGTCATTCGTTTTCTCAACGGTTGCCAGCATTCCGTTCTTGACGCCAAGGTCACGATTGTTTTCCAGGAACAACAGCCGGTCGCCAACGGCGAAAGCGCGCGGGCCACGCACCGCGTCAAACGACACTTCGTTTTGAAGCCCCCCGTGGGCTTTGATGGTCTGGCGTGCCCGCTCATTCAGACTGAACACCGCGTCCTTGGTGTGCGCCAGCATCAGCGTATCGGCGCCGGCGCGCCAATCAGCTCCCCACGCACCAACCAACTCGGACATGGCATCGTCACGATGGCCCTGAAGACGAATGTGCCCGTTGTCTGCATAAGCTTCAAGCGCCGCGCGGCTCTCACCGCGCCCGAATGCGAGGGAAGCGTCCCGCATCCATGTTTCGCTTTGACGGCGCACCTCCGTCAGTTCGACAAACCCGGTATTATCGGCAATGGCGCGAAACGCAGCGCCAGCCTGAATAGGCTGAAGCTGCCGCGCATCTCCGACAAGAATAAGCTTGGCCTGTGCAGCGTTCACCGCATCAACCAACATCGCCATGTCGTTTGATGAGACCATTCCGGCTTCATCAAGAACGAACACGTCGCCTTTTTGAAGGCGGCGTTTATCGTGCTCCCAGGACATTCGCCAGGACGCGAGCGTCCGGCTCTCGATACCCGCCGATTCAGACAAGCCCTCGGCCGCCTTGCCGGCAAGCGCACCGCCAACCACACGACGTCCCTGCCCTTCGTAAACCTGACGCACGACATCCATCACCGTGGACTTACCCGCGCCCGCATAGCCGACCACCGTCGATACGCCGCGATCGGAAGCGACGGCGTGAACAACCATTGCCTGTTCGTCCGAAAGGGAAAACCCATGCGACTTCGAGAAGTCCGTGATCGCCTTGTCAACGTGACGCGGTAGGGCGCCGAAAGACTGATCCGTCGCACGCTGGCGGACGCCGTCAATCATACTCGCTTCCATCTGCAGAACTTCTCGTGTCGTCAGCTTCTCCCGTTCAAGAAGCTTGTTCGTGAACGGGTCGCGGATTTCCTGAGAAAGCGTCACAAGGTTTTCGAGCGCGCCAACCCGGAGGAAAAGCCCGGTAAATTCTTCAGACGTTGACGCATACCGGTGGATCAACTTTGCAACATCGCGCTCATCGAACACGGACTTTTCCGCCGTGATCATTTTCAAAACAAGCGAAGGATCTTCCGCCAGCTTGCGGAAATTCTCATGCATGACCTGTTGGTGCTGCTGCACCATCTCGGTCTGAATGCCGCGCGCCTCCATGTCGTCAACGGCGGGACCGCGATGCGTCGTCGGCTCCAGCGGAATGTCCCGATCTTCAAAGCTGCGATGATCAACCGTCACATCATAGCCATGCTCGACCAAATGACGATTGACCTCCTGTGACCACGCCGCGCGGATCTCGGGAAGCCGATCCTTCCAACCCGCGAAGTGGCGATAGACGATTTCCCCTTTTTGACCCTCCACCTTTGGCGGCCTTCGGACCGGTTCACCGTCACCATCAAGAACCGGAACCCGTTTTGGCCCAAAGCCTGTCTCGGTCAGCGGCCGCAACGAAACCATGATGTGAACATGCGGATTGCCTGTAGCGTCGT
This DNA window, taken from Martelella sp. NC20, encodes the following:
- the traA gene encoding Ti-type conjugative transfer relaxase TraA, giving the protein MAIYHLRAHQISRGKGQSAVAAAAYRHATHMNVARSGEIADYSRKKGCIHSEVVLPEGAPRWIHAWHDRYSPHEFAERFWNRVEASEQRDDAQLAHEFVVALPVELSVEQNKALVRDFVRNQFAARGQVADWNYHDATGNPHVHIMVSLRPLTETGFGPKRVPVLDGDGEPVRRPPKVEGQKGEIVYRHFAGWKDRLPEIRAAWSQEVNRHLVEHGYDVTVDHRSFEDRDIPLEPTTHRGPAVDDMEARGIQTEMVQQHQQVMHENFRKLAEDPSLVLKMITAEKSVFDERDVAKLIHRYASTSEEFTGLFLRVGALENLVTLSQEIRDPFTNKLLEREKLTTREVLQMEASMIDGVRQRATDQSFGALPRHVDKAITDFSKSHGFSLSDEQAMVVHAVASDRGVSTVVGYAGAGKSTVMDVVRQVYEGQGRRVVGGALAGKAAEGLSESAGIESRTLASWRMSWEHDKRRLQKGDVFVLDEAGMVSSNDMAMLVDAVNAAQAKLILVGDARQLQPIQAGAAFRAIADNTGFVELTEVRRQSETWMRDASLAFGRGESRAALEAYADNGHIRLQGHRDDAMSELVGAWGADWRAGADTLMLAHTKDAVFSLNERARQTIKAHGGLQNEVSFDAVRGPRAFAVGDRLLFLENNRDLGVKNGMLATVEKTNDGILDVRLDNGRTVSVNHEHYNNVDYGYATTIHKSQGSTVDRVHVLATQMMDAQLSYVALSRHREAVTLYAGRNDFPETRDLLDTLSRDRLKDSTLAYEHTPDYQLERDAFVRRRDLPDIGELRGLWRRSLDAMRSRFSDVAERFRTISERLSLARPQAVEVSPNVPPAEGARPVEAESEIRLPELTPAVSQALSRLSEVDHNTKGYSGKRGRWFRAAETELTQMSSSVDLVMFNDQIAALVSPVEVRSLGRNPDEDKLQSLVAHLPPLAQTFIKENWQLVHVGQLAAADKNRVDVASVMVTERRDAGLEADYEKERARYRLPDEPLIPAVTQWSVSVEAVARDPANYAAVTKSLRQTALTNMGKVWRDPAPILDRLAAAVMSGGDVTQVLRAMDENPVSLGELHGKTSLLGRPDDERKAALAAVMPATSSADAFIGSLRVSIAGAEKLERKLRSQMAEPVGGLSPAARDVVASLSKASNLPEGSDERRALERAAIEDSEAVGQLRGLAREIRARFGDSSGVPDRDMIARAMPDLSPEERSGIYHDARQVCAAYDRCVEIDRTQRREIRLEHAKSQYHSIGR